One part of the Phragmites australis chromosome 3, lpPhrAust1.1, whole genome shotgun sequence genome encodes these proteins:
- the LOC133911461 gene encoding uncharacterized protein LOC133911461: MKGGGAIVTHSAAGKQVPKSRTSFFLYTLLLYILLPVLVLYVVALAVSPFYSLPCPPDSSAANAVARLAAAADGKKNNHSSSSTTLMVSPPVARSKPKPSADAAPTGLRHIVFGIGASSSLWKSRREYIRVWWRPGQMRGFVWLDKPVEEFYSRNASTGLPGIKISADTSKFPYTHGAGSRSALRISRIVSESFRLGLPGVRWFVMGDDDTVFFPDNLVDVLSRYDHTQPYYIGNPSESHIQNLIFSYGMAFGGGGFAISRALAEQLAGMQDGCIHRYPALYGSDDRIHACMSELGVPLARHLGFHQCDLWGDVLGLLGAHPVTPLVTLHHFDFLQPVFPTVKSRTRALRRLFAGPVALDSAAVAQQSVCYDGDKEWTVSVSWGFAVVVIRGVLSPREMETPMRTFLNWYRRADYTAYAFNTRPVARQPCQKPQVYYMRQSRLDRRRNTTVTEYERNSMAPTACRWRIPDPAALLDRIVVLKKPDPDLWKRSPRRNCCRVVSSPRSGKGRTMTVDVGVCRDGEFARV; this comes from the exons ATGAAAGGAGGAGGCGCCATTGTCACGCACTCCGCCGCCGGCAAGCAGGTGCCCAAGTCCAGGACTTCCTTCTTCCTCTACACCCTCCTCCTCTACATACTCCTGCCCGTTCTGGTGCTGTACGTGGTCGCGCTTGCCGTGTCCCCGTTCTACTCCCTCCCGTGCCCGCCCGACAGCAGCGCCGCCAATGCCGTTGCTCGTCTCGCGGCCGCGGCGGATGGCAAGAAGAATAATCACAGCTCTTCCTCGACCACGTTGATGGTTTCGCCGCCGGTGGCGCGGTCGAAGCCCAAGCCGTCCGCGGACGCCGCGCCCACCGGGCTGCGCCACATTGTGTTCGGCATTGGCGCGTCGTCGTCGCTGTGGAAGAGCCGGAGAGAGTACATCAGAGTGTGGTGGCGTCCGGGGCAGATGCGCGGGTTCGTGTGGCTGGACAAGCCAGTGGAGGAGTTCTACTCCAGGAATGCCTCCACGGGGCTGCCCGGCATCAAGATCAGCGCGGATACGTCCAAGTTTCCCTACAcgcacggcgccggcagtcgctCGGCGCTGCGGATCTCGCGCATCGTCTCGGAGAGCTTCCGGCTGGGTCTCCCCGGCGTCCGGTGGTTCGTCATGGGCGACGACGACACCGTGTTCTTCCCGGACAACCTGGTGGACGTGCTGTCGCGGTACGACCACACGCAACCTTACTACATCGGGAACCCCTCGGAGAGTCACATCCAGAACCTCATCTTCTCCTACGGCATGgccttcggcggcggcgggttcgCCATCAGCCGCGCACTGGCCGAGCAGCTGGCGGGCATGCAGGACGGTTGCATCCACCGGTACCCCGCGCTGTACGGCAGCGACGACCGCATCCACGCGTGCATGTCGGAGCTGGGCGTGCCGCTGGCACGCCACCTCGGGTTCCACCAGTGCGACCTGTGGGGCGACGTGCTTGGCCTCCTGGGCGCGCACCCCGTGACGCCGCTGGTGACGCTGCACCACTTCGACTTTTTGCAGCCCGTGTTCCCGACTGTGAAGTCGCGGACGCGGGCGCTGCGGCGGCTGTTCGCGGGGCCCGTGGCGCTGGACTCGGCGGCCGTGGCGCAGCAGTCGGTGTGCTACGACGGCGACAAGGAGTGGACGGTGTCGGTGTCGTGGGGGTTCGCAGTGGTGGTGATCCGCGGGGTGCTGTCGCCGCGGGAGATGGAGACGCCGATGCGGACGTTCCTCAACTGGTACCGGCGCGCCGACTACACGGCGTACGCGTTCAACACGCGGCCCGTGGCGCGGCAGCCGTGCCAGAAGCCGCAGGTGTACTACATGCGGCAGTCGCGGCTGGACCGGCGGCGCAACACGACGGTGACCGAGTACGAGCGAAACAGCATGGCGCCCACGGCGTGCCGGTGGCGCATCCCCGACCCCGCCGCGCTGCTGGATCGCATCGTCGTGCTCAAGAAGCCCGACCCCGACCTCTGGAAACGG TCTCCGAGGAGGAATTGCTGCAGGGTGGTGTCGTCGCCGAGGAGCGGGAAGGGCCGGACGATGACCGTCGACGTGGGTGTCTGCAGAGACGGCGAGTTCGCCAGAGTTTAG